The following proteins are co-located in the Dromiciops gliroides isolate mDroGli1 chromosome 2, mDroGli1.pri, whole genome shotgun sequence genome:
- the SKP1 gene encoding S-phase kinase-associated protein 1, which yields MPSIKLQSSDGEIFEVDVEIAKQSVTIKTMLEDLGMDDEGDDDPVPLPNVNAAILKKVIQWCTHHKDDPPPPEDDENKEKRTDDIPVWDQEFLKVDQGTLFELILAANYLDIKGLLDVTCKTVANMIKGKTPEEIRKTFNIKNDFTEEEEAQVRKENQWCEEK from the exons ATGCCTTCAATTAAGTTGCAGAGCTCCGATGGAGAGATATTTGAAGTTGATGTTGAAATTGCAAAACAGTCTGTAACTATCAAGACCATGTTGGAAG atCTGGGAATGGATGATGAAGGGGATGATGATCCAGTTCCTCTACCAAATGTTAATGCAgcaattttaaaaaag gtAATTCAGTGGTGCACCCACCACAAGGATGATCCTCCTCCTCCTGAAGATGATGAGAACAAAGAGAAGCGAACAGATGATATTCCTGTTTGGGACCAAGAATTCCTCAAAGTTGACCAGGGAACCCTTTTTGAACTTATTCTG GCTGCAAACTACTTAGACATTAAAGGTTTGCTTGATGTCACATGCAAGACTGTTGCAAATATGATCAAGGGGAAAACTCCAGAAGAGATTCGCAAAACATTCAATATCAAGAATGACTTCActgaagaggaagaagcccaG gtaCGCAAAGAGAACCAGTGGTGTGAAGAAAAGTGA